GATAAACTCTGTATCATGGGCAATTCCCCCGGTCAGCACAATACCATCCACTCTGCCGGACAGAACCGTGCTCATGGCGCCGATCTCTTTCGCCACCTGATAAGCCATGGCCTCATACACCAAGCCGGCCAATGTGTCTCCAGCCTGCTTGCGCTGAAGGATCTCCTGCATGTTGTTGCTGCCGAGATAGGCGATCATGCCGCCTTTGCCGACA
The sequence above is a segment of the bacterium genome. Coding sequences within it:
- a CDS encoding butyrate kinase (catalyzes the phosphorylation of 2-butanoate to butanoyl phosphate), which encodes VGKGGMIAYLGSNNMQEILQRKQAGDTLAGLVYEAMAYQVAKEIGAMSTVLSGRVDGIVLTGGIAHDTEFIDLIAERVKFIAPIHLLPGEEEMTALCQGALRVLRKEETAAIYAP